In Prochlorococcus marinus str. MIT 1214, one DNA window encodes the following:
- a CDS encoding FKBP-type peptidyl-prolyl cis-trans isomerase gives MIAVISQIISPTPTNALQIVQPIQADVRQSTKTSESVTNPFELDPEDPNPSLFTMASDKTNASSAPLGGAEIGASQVTSSGLKITELVLGDGQEATPGTSVSVNYKGTLDDGKEFDSSYGRGPFEFSLGAGMVIKGWDEGVAGMKVGGKRKLVIPPELGYGSRGIGPIPPNSVLTFEVELLGVK, from the coding sequence ATGATTGCAGTGATCAGCCAAATCATCTCGCCGACTCCAACGAATGCCTTACAAATAGTCCAACCAATCCAAGCGGATGTAAGGCAATCCACAAAAACCAGCGAATCTGTAACTAATCCATTTGAATTAGACCCAGAAGACCCAAATCCATCACTTTTTACTATGGCTTCAGATAAAACCAATGCAAGTAGCGCTCCTCTAGGAGGAGCTGAGATAGGAGCATCTCAAGTAACTTCAAGTGGTCTGAAAATTACTGAATTAGTTTTAGGTGATGGTCAAGAAGCCACCCCAGGAACAAGTGTCTCAGTAAATTACAAGGGTACTCTTGATGATGGGAAAGAATTTGACAGCAGTTATGGAAGAGGTCCTTTTGAATTTTCTTTAGGTGCAGGGATGGTGATAAAGGGTTGGGATGAAGGAGTCGCAGGAATGAAAGTTGGAGGTAAAAGGAAATTAGTCATCCCACCAGAATTGGGGTATGGCAGTAGAGGAATAGGTCCAATCCCCCCTAATTCAGTTTTAACTTTTGAAGTTGAATTATTGGGTGTTAAGTGA
- the sodN gene encoding superoxide dismutase, Ni: MFTNYFQMLRKTIKSIFNKLPAKSVHAHCDGPCGVYDPASARVAAEAVLSMTKKLIALAPAGNDQASISAYNNTFSRFVAIKEEESQKAKKELLILWTDYFKPEHLATYPDLHDTFWKAAKLCSACKVNIDQTKAEELLAAVQKIHSMFWSSKGRNDSWVTAS, from the coding sequence ATGTTCACAAATTATTTTCAGATGTTGCGCAAAACAATTAAATCAATCTTTAACAAGCTTCCAGCAAAATCTGTTCACGCTCACTGTGACGGACCTTGCGGTGTATATGACCCTGCTTCTGCAAGAGTTGCTGCTGAGGCAGTTTTATCTATGACGAAAAAACTTATTGCTCTAGCTCCAGCTGGTAACGATCAAGCTTCCATTTCAGCTTATAACAACACTTTTTCTCGCTTCGTTGCGATTAAGGAAGAAGAATCACAAAAGGCCAAAAAAGAACTTCTAATCCTCTGGACTGATTATTTTAAGCCTGAACACCTAGCTACATATCCAGATCTTCATGACACTTTTTGGAAAGCAGCAAAGCTTTGTAGTGCATGCAAGGTAAATATTGATCAAACAAAAGCAGAAGAATTATTAGCAGCTGTGCAAAAGATTCACTCTATGTTTTGGTCTTCAAAAGGAAGAAATGATAGCTGGGTTACCGCAAGCTGA
- the sodX gene encoding nickel-type superoxide dismutase maturation protease gives MIAGLPQADKSPLHKPDLFTLFTLIIGYRQYLRVVGSSMERTLKEGDLVTYKKLNQKNIKLEIGDIVVASHPKIKNKLIIKRIYSIYQNKFDLRGDNSLASTDSRELGLIELDLIIGKVDKIFSK, from the coding sequence ATGATAGCTGGGTTACCGCAAGCTGATAAAAGTCCTCTTCACAAGCCAGACTTATTTACTTTATTTACTTTAATAATCGGTTACCGACAATATTTACGTGTTGTCGGTAGTTCTATGGAAAGAACTCTCAAAGAGGGAGATTTAGTAACATATAAAAAGTTAAACCAAAAAAATATTAAGTTGGAGATTGGCGATATCGTTGTTGCCTCTCATCCAAAAATAAAAAACAAGTTAATAATTAAAAGAATTTATAGCATTTATCAAAACAAATTTGATTTAAGGGGAGATAACTCCTTAGCAAGCACTGACAGTCGAGAATTGGGTTTAATTGAATTAGATTTAATCATTGGGAAAGTAGACAAAATTTTCTCTAAATAG
- the trpC gene encoding indole-3-glycerol phosphate synthase TrpC, whose product MEIRRRPPNPSIKVANLEYAIPHPDSKPKNILEEIVWEKHLEVEIARKKVSLEDLKKKIKDLPKTKNFIDALRNSNSKPALISEIKKASPSRGIIREDFDAIMIGKMYQDGGANCISVLTDKKFFQGGFDVLVEVRKEITIPILCKDFILYPYQLYQARAAGADAALLIAAILTDSDLKYLSKVAEHLGLAILVEVHDSEELERVLNINVFKLIGINNRNLKSFKTDLEVTKKLAKNYANQIKENSITLVSESGLFTREDLDLVKSYGADAVLVGESLMSQQDILGGVKKLIGKL is encoded by the coding sequence ATGGAAATTAGAAGAAGACCTCCTAATCCAAGCATAAAAGTAGCTAATTTAGAGTATGCAATCCCTCACCCCGATTCAAAACCTAAAAATATTTTGGAGGAAATTGTTTGGGAAAAACATCTAGAAGTGGAGATTGCAAGAAAAAAAGTTTCGCTTGAAGATTTAAAGAAAAAGATTAAGGATTTACCCAAAACAAAAAATTTTATAGATGCATTAAGAAATAGTAATTCGAAACCAGCACTAATCTCAGAAATAAAAAAAGCTAGTCCAAGTAGAGGGATAATTAGAGAGGACTTTGACGCGATAATGATAGGTAAAATGTATCAAGATGGAGGTGCTAATTGTATATCAGTCTTAACAGATAAAAAATTTTTTCAAGGAGGTTTTGATGTCTTAGTTGAGGTTAGAAAGGAAATCACAATCCCAATCCTCTGCAAGGATTTTATTCTTTATCCCTATCAGCTTTACCAAGCAAGAGCTGCTGGCGCTGATGCGGCACTTTTGATAGCCGCAATCCTGACTGATTCTGATTTAAAGTACTTATCTAAGGTTGCGGAACATTTGGGACTAGCAATATTAGTAGAGGTTCATGACTCAGAAGAACTTGAAAGAGTTCTAAATATTAATGTATTTAAGTTAATAGGTATTAATAATAGAAATTTAAAGAGTTTTAAAACTGATCTTGAAGTCACAAAGAAGTTGGCTAAGAATTATGCTAACCAAATCAAGGAAAATTCTATTACTTTGGTAAGCGAGTCAGGTTTATTTACTCGTGAGGATTTAGATTTAGTAAAGAGTTATGGGGCGGACGCTGTTTTAGTTGGTGAATCTCTTATGTCACAGCAAGATATATTAGGTGGAGTTAAAAAATTAATTGGTAAGTTATAA
- the lpdA gene encoding dihydrolipoyl dehydrogenase, with product MSEISFDFDLIVVGAGYGGFDAAKHAAEAGLKVAIVESRDMGGTCVNRGCVPSKALLAASGKVRELANVPHLAEFGIHSAPVRFERKKIAEHAKNLVETIRKNLTKTLERSGVEILRGEGRLEGNQKVGLRETNGVDRIFSARDIILATGSDPFVPPGIEIDGRTVFTSDEAINLEWLPRWIAIIGSGYIGLEFADIYTALGCEVTMIEALDKVMPTFDPDITKIASRNLIDKRDIETRAGVFATKVKPGCPVEVELTDAKNREVIEELQVDAVLVATGRVPSTKNLNLQSVGVETTRGFIPIDDQMRVLVNEKPIPNLWAVGDVTGKLMLAHTAAAQGSIAVENILGKVIEIDYRSIPAATFTHPEISSVGLSEEEAKDLAKNEGFELGIVRSYFKANSKALAELESDGIMKLIFNKDTGEVLGAHIYGLHAADLIQEVSNAISRRQRVNDLAKEVHTHPTLSEVVEVAYKQASLQIKK from the coding sequence GTGAGTGAAATTTCTTTTGACTTTGACTTAATTGTTGTCGGAGCTGGATATGGAGGTTTTGATGCTGCTAAACATGCAGCAGAGGCTGGTTTGAAAGTGGCGATTGTCGAATCAAGAGATATGGGTGGAACCTGCGTCAACAGAGGCTGTGTCCCGTCTAAAGCATTGCTAGCTGCCAGTGGTAAAGTTCGTGAACTTGCAAATGTTCCTCATCTTGCTGAATTTGGGATACATTCCGCTCCAGTTAGATTTGAACGTAAAAAAATTGCTGAACATGCAAAAAACTTAGTTGAGACAATTCGAAAAAATCTAACTAAAACATTAGAAAGATCGGGTGTTGAGATACTTAGAGGAGAAGGACGTTTAGAAGGCAATCAAAAGGTCGGTTTAAGAGAAACAAATGGAGTTGATAGAATCTTTTCCGCCAGAGATATCATCTTGGCTACAGGCTCAGACCCTTTCGTACCGCCTGGAATTGAAATTGATGGACGAACTGTTTTTACAAGTGATGAGGCTATTAATTTAGAGTGGTTGCCAAGATGGATTGCAATAATTGGTAGTGGCTATATAGGTTTGGAATTCGCTGATATTTATACAGCTTTAGGTTGTGAGGTAACCATGATTGAAGCTCTTGATAAAGTAATGCCAACTTTTGATCCCGATATCACGAAAATTGCTTCACGAAATTTAATTGATAAAAGAGACATTGAAACTCGAGCTGGAGTATTCGCTACTAAAGTTAAGCCAGGTTGTCCCGTCGAGGTCGAGCTTACAGATGCAAAGAATCGAGAAGTAATTGAGGAGTTACAGGTTGACGCTGTTTTGGTCGCAACAGGTCGAGTACCGTCGACTAAAAATCTAAATCTACAATCCGTTGGAGTTGAAACAACGAGAGGTTTTATTCCAATTGATGATCAGATGAGAGTATTGGTAAATGAAAAACCAATTCCTAATCTATGGGCAGTTGGAGATGTTACAGGTAAGTTGATGTTGGCCCATACCGCTGCAGCGCAGGGGAGTATTGCTGTAGAGAATATTTTAGGAAAAGTAATAGAAATTGACTACAGAAGTATTCCTGCAGCGACTTTTACTCACCCTGAGATAAGTTCCGTTGGACTTTCGGAAGAAGAAGCAAAAGATCTAGCGAAAAATGAAGGCTTTGAACTTGGAATTGTTAGAAGTTATTTTAAAGCTAACTCTAAGGCCTTGGCTGAATTAGAAAGTGATGGAATTATGAAGTTGATTTTTAATAAAGATACAGGAGAGGTCCTTGGGGCACATATTTATGGATTACATGCGGCTGATCTGATACAAGAAGTTTCTAATGCAATTTCGAGAAGACAGCGAGTCAATGACTTAGCAAAAGAAGTTCATACGCATCCAACATTAAGCGAAGTTGTAGAGGTTGCCTATAAACAGGCATCTTTACAAATAAAGAAGTAG
- a CDS encoding TrmH family RNA methyltransferase, producing the protein MITSKRNPLVRKLRGLLKKTGREEHSSLLLEGSHLLEEALKTNFLPTEVFATPQWCEEHEEIFKKIASRSLLTLVSTKVLEASLSTVTPDGVAAIFPIPGLPKPGKAPKHILALDRIQDPGNMGNLFRSALAGEYEVIWLASGADPLNQKVLRSSAGSVLHVPFERIGDSTSSSIEMLVSKLNIAIDDKYQVVGTISPNKITDKKVKPYWELDWDLPTVLVLGNEGSGVHSSIEACCSDFVTLPHSSLVDSLNVASAAVPLLLERQRVKMVKGIQKKP; encoded by the coding sequence TTGATTACAAGTAAAAGAAACCCTTTGGTTAGAAAACTAAGGGGTCTTTTGAAAAAAACTGGCCGTGAAGAGCATTCTTCTCTTTTGCTTGAGGGTTCTCATTTGTTAGAAGAGGCTTTGAAAACAAATTTCTTGCCAACAGAAGTTTTTGCAACTCCTCAATGGTGTGAGGAGCATGAGGAGATTTTTAAAAAAATAGCTTCAAGATCTTTATTAACCCTAGTAAGTACTAAAGTTTTAGAAGCATCTTTGTCTACAGTGACACCTGATGGTGTCGCAGCGATATTCCCAATACCAGGGTTGCCAAAACCGGGGAAAGCCCCAAAACACATTTTGGCTTTAGATAGGATTCAAGATCCTGGCAATATGGGAAATTTATTCCGATCAGCCCTTGCTGGTGAATATGAAGTTATATGGTTGGCTTCTGGAGCAGATCCCCTAAATCAAAAGGTTTTAAGATCTTCAGCCGGCTCAGTTCTTCATGTGCCTTTTGAACGGATTGGAGATTCAACTTCTTCAAGTATTGAAATGCTTGTTTCAAAACTCAATATTGCAATCGATGATAAATACCAAGTAGTAGGAACAATTTCACCGAATAAAATTACTGATAAGAAAGTGAAACCTTATTGGGAATTAGACTGGGATCTCCCTACAGTATTGGTTCTTGGTAATGAAGGCTCAGGTGTTCATTCTTCAATTGAAGCCTGTTGTTCAGACTTTGTTACGTTGCCTCATAGCTCATTAGTTGATTCACTAAATGTGGCATCTGCGGCAGTTCCTCTCTTGTTGGAGCGACAAAGAGTAAAAATGGTTAAGGGTATTCAAAAAAAACCGTGA
- the murA gene encoding UDP-N-acetylglucosamine 1-carboxyvinyltransferase, producing the protein MSSVATMKRNIIPPHLEVKGGRPLSGVLKVSGAKNSSLALMAASLLTKEQLLIKNIPQLTDIEVMSEILRNLGAKLTKTNNSIEINSESIHNVELPYQLVHSLRASFFCVGPLLTRLGEAKIPLPGGCNIGARPVDEHINGLKALGAEVEVINDVVKAKVSTKNKRLHGSNITLKYPSVGATETILMASCLALGKTTISNPAREPEIQDLAKMLNSMGAKVFGAGTKRITIIGVESLRGTSHCVIPDRIEAGTFLIAAAITRSPLIIGPVIPHHLSAVISKLQECGCSISHHGNHHLKIIPREISGVDITTSPFPGFPTDLQAPFMSLMATAKGSSKIKERVFEKRMQHVFELNKMGACIYLENNTAHIKGVKELIGSNVEGGDLRSSAAIILACLAAKGNSIFTGLEHLDRGYEKLEDKLTNAGSIISRKFNQTTSHSSFSNKIISEDNIDTQKNAA; encoded by the coding sequence ATGAGTAGTGTGGCGACAATGAAGAGGAATATTATTCCGCCACATCTAGAGGTGAAAGGAGGGCGTCCGCTTAGTGGGGTTTTAAAAGTTAGTGGTGCGAAAAATTCTTCGCTAGCTTTAATGGCTGCGTCTCTTCTTACTAAAGAACAACTCCTGATTAAAAATATCCCGCAACTTACGGACATTGAAGTCATGTCAGAGATTCTTCGTAATTTGGGTGCAAAGTTAACTAAAACAAATAATTCTATCGAGATTAATTCAGAGTCCATTCATAACGTTGAATTACCCTATCAACTAGTTCATAGCTTAAGAGCAAGTTTTTTCTGTGTTGGCCCCCTACTTACAAGACTTGGAGAAGCAAAAATTCCTTTGCCTGGTGGTTGCAATATTGGAGCAAGACCTGTTGATGAACATATCAATGGTCTAAAAGCTTTAGGAGCAGAAGTTGAAGTTATAAATGATGTTGTAAAAGCTAAAGTTTCAACCAAAAACAAAAGATTACATGGATCAAATATTACTCTTAAATATCCCAGCGTTGGAGCTACGGAAACCATCTTGATGGCTTCTTGCTTAGCTTTAGGCAAAACAACTATATCCAATCCAGCGAGAGAACCAGAGATCCAGGATCTTGCAAAAATGCTTAATTCAATGGGAGCAAAGGTTTTTGGGGCTGGAACAAAAAGAATCACAATCATTGGGGTGGAATCTTTAAGAGGAACTTCTCATTGTGTTATCCCAGACAGGATAGAAGCAGGAACTTTTCTTATTGCTGCAGCAATAACACGATCGCCTCTCATTATTGGTCCAGTAATCCCTCATCATTTGAGCGCTGTTATTTCAAAATTACAAGAATGTGGCTGTTCAATATCTCATCATGGCAATCATCATTTAAAAATCATTCCAAGAGAGATCTCAGGAGTTGATATAACGACAAGTCCATTCCCTGGCTTTCCAACTGATCTTCAGGCTCCATTTATGTCATTAATGGCCACAGCTAAAGGTTCAAGCAAAATCAAAGAAAGAGTTTTTGAGAAGAGAATGCAACATGTTTTTGAGCTAAATAAAATGGGTGCCTGTATCTATCTAGAAAACAATACTGCTCATATCAAAGGAGTAAAAGAACTTATAGGTTCAAATGTAGAGGGAGGAGATTTACGTTCTTCTGCTGCCATTATCCTTGCATGCCTCGCTGCCAAAGGAAATAGTATTTTCACGGGCCTCGAACACTTAGATAGAGGCTATGAAAAATTAGAAGACAAATTAACTAATGCAGGTTCTATTATTTCTAGAAAATTTAATCAAACAACATCTCATAGTTCTTTCTCTAACAAAATAATTAGTGAAGACAATATTGATACACAAAAAAATGCAGCTTAG